Proteins encoded in a region of the Prinia subflava isolate CZ2003 ecotype Zambia chromosome 24, Cam_Psub_1.2, whole genome shotgun sequence genome:
- the LOC134561741 gene encoding RH-like protein isoform X1 codes for MPSRYLSFRCSVPWLILLLQTLFLLRSFFGFPGAGDVYSPSSLYPELQDVNHMVVFGFGFFLMVLRRYGFSSTGFNFLLIVLGVQCSVLVEDCFVFLRAQQNEVGMKSLAKALVSMTAVVISTGAVLGKANPVQLIVMTLVELIFFYVSRCINRMYLQVPEHLSLMHVHLFGAYFGLAVTSRFPAAPPGLDKSRSTPRSELFSLLGTVFVWVFWPSFNSILADSKREAVLNTYLALAVSAVAAFMLSALTSKDGKFRMPLPVFLQAHVHGAVLAGGVAVGCTAHSIQHPWIAMILGLLATAVTVLGSHCLQRCFNRALKLQDTSGVHFTFGLPAVLGAVAAVVLCVVEKGIAKQWNDLSSLGYLVFVAVGAFCQTICTALITGLITGLILNIKLLKAVHVSKYFDDQFYWEFPHLSVGF; via the exons ATGCCCTCCCGCTACCTCAGCTTCCGCTGCAGCGTGCCCTGGCTCATCCTCCTGCTGCAAACTCTCTTCCTGCTCCGCTCCTTCTTTGGCTTCCCAGGTGCTGGTGACGTCTACTCCCCGTCCAGCCTGTACCCAG AACTTCAAGATGTCAACCACATGGTGGTTTTTGGCTTTGGCTTCTTCCTGATGGTCCTGAGAAGATACGGCTTCAGCAGCACCGGGTTCAACTTCTTGCTCATTGTCCTTGGTGtccagtgctctgtgctggttGAAGATTGCTTCGTTTTCCTCAGGGCTCAGCAGAATGAAGTTGGGATGAAAAG cctggccaaGGCCCTGGTGAGCATGACTGCTGTGGTCATCTCCACGGGGGCTGTCCTGGGCAAGGCCAACCCTGTGCAGTTAATTGTGATGACCCTGGTGGAGTTAATCTTCTTCTACGTGAGCAGATGCATCAACAGGATGTACCTGCAG GTCCCAGAGCACCTGAGCCTGATGCACGTGCACCTCTTTGGAGCCTACTTCGGGCTGGCGGTCACCTCCCGCTTCCCTGCGGCCCCCCCGGGGCTGGACAAGAGCAGGAGCACCCCCAGGTCGGAGCTGTTCTCCCTGCTGG GCACTGTGTTTGTCTGGGTGTTCTGGCCAAGCTTCAACTCCATCCTGGCTGACTCCAAGAGGGAAGCAGTGCTCAACACTTACCTGGCCCTCGCCGTGAGTGCTGTGGCTGCCTTCATGCTGTCTGCCCTCACCTCCAAGGATGGCAAGTTCAGAATG CCCCTCCCCGTGTTCCTGCAGGCGCACGTGCACGGCGCGGTGCTGGCCGGAGGCGTCGCTGTCGGCTGCAcagctcacagcatccagcacCCCTGGATCGCCATgatcctggggctgctggccaCTGCCGTCACCGTCCTGGGCTCCCACTGCTTGCAG agGTGCTTTAATCGTGCCTTGAAGCTTCAGGACACTTCTGGAGTCCATTTCACTTTTGGtttgcctgctgtgctgggagccgTGGCCGCTGTGGTTCTCTGTGTCGTAGAAAAAGGGATTGCTAAGCAATGGAATGATTTATCCAG tctGGGTTATTTGGTCTTTGTTGCTGTTGGTGCCTTCTGCCAGACCATCTGCACTGCCTTGATAACAGGTTTGATTACAG GTTTAATCTTAAACATCAAACTGCTTAAAGCTGTGCATGTCTCAAAGTACTTTGATGACCAATTTTATTGGGAG TTCCCACACTTGTCTGTTGGATTTTGA
- the LOC134561741 gene encoding RH-like protein isoform X2 produces the protein MPSRYLSFRCSVPWLILLLQTLFLLRSFFGFPGAGDVYSPSSLYPELQDVNHMVVFGFGFFLMVLRRYGFSSTGFNFLLIVLGVQCSVLVEDCFVFLRAQQNEVGMKSLAKALVSMTAVVISTGAVLGKANPVQLIVMTLVELIFFYVSRCINRMYLQVPEHLSLMHVHLFGAYFGLAVTSRFPAAPPGLDKSRSTPRSELFSLLGTVFVWVFWPSFNSILADSKREAVLNTYLALAVSAVAAFMLSALTSKDGKFRMAHVHGAVLAGGVAVGCTAHSIQHPWIAMILGLLATAVTVLGSHCLQRCFNRALKLQDTSGVHFTFGLPAVLGAVAAVVLCVVEKGIAKQWNDLSSLGYLVFVAVGAFCQTICTALITGLITGLILNIKLLKAVHVSKYFDDQFYWEFPHLSVGF, from the exons ATGCCCTCCCGCTACCTCAGCTTCCGCTGCAGCGTGCCCTGGCTCATCCTCCTGCTGCAAACTCTCTTCCTGCTCCGCTCCTTCTTTGGCTTCCCAGGTGCTGGTGACGTCTACTCCCCGTCCAGCCTGTACCCAG AACTTCAAGATGTCAACCACATGGTGGTTTTTGGCTTTGGCTTCTTCCTGATGGTCCTGAGAAGATACGGCTTCAGCAGCACCGGGTTCAACTTCTTGCTCATTGTCCTTGGTGtccagtgctctgtgctggttGAAGATTGCTTCGTTTTCCTCAGGGCTCAGCAGAATGAAGTTGGGATGAAAAG cctggccaaGGCCCTGGTGAGCATGACTGCTGTGGTCATCTCCACGGGGGCTGTCCTGGGCAAGGCCAACCCTGTGCAGTTAATTGTGATGACCCTGGTGGAGTTAATCTTCTTCTACGTGAGCAGATGCATCAACAGGATGTACCTGCAG GTCCCAGAGCACCTGAGCCTGATGCACGTGCACCTCTTTGGAGCCTACTTCGGGCTGGCGGTCACCTCCCGCTTCCCTGCGGCCCCCCCGGGGCTGGACAAGAGCAGGAGCACCCCCAGGTCGGAGCTGTTCTCCCTGCTGG GCACTGTGTTTGTCTGGGTGTTCTGGCCAAGCTTCAACTCCATCCTGGCTGACTCCAAGAGGGAAGCAGTGCTCAACACTTACCTGGCCCTCGCCGTGAGTGCTGTGGCTGCCTTCATGCTGTCTGCCCTCACCTCCAAGGATGGCAAGTTCAGAATG GCGCACGTGCACGGCGCGGTGCTGGCCGGAGGCGTCGCTGTCGGCTGCAcagctcacagcatccagcacCCCTGGATCGCCATgatcctggggctgctggccaCTGCCGTCACCGTCCTGGGCTCCCACTGCTTGCAG agGTGCTTTAATCGTGCCTTGAAGCTTCAGGACACTTCTGGAGTCCATTTCACTTTTGGtttgcctgctgtgctgggagccgTGGCCGCTGTGGTTCTCTGTGTCGTAGAAAAAGGGATTGCTAAGCAATGGAATGATTTATCCAG tctGGGTTATTTGGTCTTTGTTGCTGTTGGTGCCTTCTGCCAGACCATCTGCACTGCCTTGATAACAGGTTTGATTACAG GTTTAATCTTAAACATCAAACTGCTTAAAGCTGTGCATGTCTCAAAGTACTTTGATGACCAATTTTATTGGGAG TTCCCACACTTGTCTGTTGGATTTTGA
- the LOC134561741 gene encoding RH-like protein isoform X3, whose amino-acid sequence MVVFGFGFFLMVLRRYGFSSTGFNFLLIVLGVQCSVLVEDCFVFLRAQQNEVGMKSLAKALVSMTAVVISTGAVLGKANPVQLIVMTLVELIFFYVSRCINRMYLQVPEHLSLMHVHLFGAYFGLAVTSRFPAAPPGLDKSRSTPRSELFSLLGTVFVWVFWPSFNSILADSKREAVLNTYLALAVSAVAAFMLSALTSKDGKFRMPLPVFLQAHVHGAVLAGGVAVGCTAHSIQHPWIAMILGLLATAVTVLGSHCLQRCFNRALKLQDTSGVHFTFGLPAVLGAVAAVVLCVVEKGIAKQWNDLSSLGYLVFVAVGAFCQTICTALITGLITGLILNIKLLKAVHVSKYFDDQFYWEFPHLSVGF is encoded by the exons ATGGTGGTTTTTGGCTTTGGCTTCTTCCTGATGGTCCTGAGAAGATACGGCTTCAGCAGCACCGGGTTCAACTTCTTGCTCATTGTCCTTGGTGtccagtgctctgtgctggttGAAGATTGCTTCGTTTTCCTCAGGGCTCAGCAGAATGAAGTTGGGATGAAAAG cctggccaaGGCCCTGGTGAGCATGACTGCTGTGGTCATCTCCACGGGGGCTGTCCTGGGCAAGGCCAACCCTGTGCAGTTAATTGTGATGACCCTGGTGGAGTTAATCTTCTTCTACGTGAGCAGATGCATCAACAGGATGTACCTGCAG GTCCCAGAGCACCTGAGCCTGATGCACGTGCACCTCTTTGGAGCCTACTTCGGGCTGGCGGTCACCTCCCGCTTCCCTGCGGCCCCCCCGGGGCTGGACAAGAGCAGGAGCACCCCCAGGTCGGAGCTGTTCTCCCTGCTGG GCACTGTGTTTGTCTGGGTGTTCTGGCCAAGCTTCAACTCCATCCTGGCTGACTCCAAGAGGGAAGCAGTGCTCAACACTTACCTGGCCCTCGCCGTGAGTGCTGTGGCTGCCTTCATGCTGTCTGCCCTCACCTCCAAGGATGGCAAGTTCAGAATG CCCCTCCCCGTGTTCCTGCAGGCGCACGTGCACGGCGCGGTGCTGGCCGGAGGCGTCGCTGTCGGCTGCAcagctcacagcatccagcacCCCTGGATCGCCATgatcctggggctgctggccaCTGCCGTCACCGTCCTGGGCTCCCACTGCTTGCAG agGTGCTTTAATCGTGCCTTGAAGCTTCAGGACACTTCTGGAGTCCATTTCACTTTTGGtttgcctgctgtgctgggagccgTGGCCGCTGTGGTTCTCTGTGTCGTAGAAAAAGGGATTGCTAAGCAATGGAATGATTTATCCAG tctGGGTTATTTGGTCTTTGTTGCTGTTGGTGCCTTCTGCCAGACCATCTGCACTGCCTTGATAACAGGTTTGATTACAG GTTTAATCTTAAACATCAAACTGCTTAAAGCTGTGCATGTCTCAAAGTACTTTGATGACCAATTTTATTGGGAG TTCCCACACTTGTCTGTTGGATTTTGA
- the TMEM50A gene encoding transmembrane protein 50A: protein MSGLLESLRCSECVDWGEKRNTIASVAAGVLFFTGWWIIIDAAVKYPQVEDFNHSYHACGVIATIAFLMINAVSNGQVRGDSYSEGCLGQTGARIWLFIGFMMAFGSLIASMWILFGGYVVKEKPVVYPGIAVFFQNAFIFFGGLVFKFGRTEDLWQ, encoded by the exons ATGTCCGGGTTGCTGGAGAGCCTGCGGTGCTCGGAGTGCGTGGACTGGGGCGAGAAGCGCAACACCATCGCCTCGGTGGCCGCGGGGGTGCTG tttttcacGGGCTGGTGGATCATCATCGATGCTGCTGTGAAGTACCCGCAGGTGGAGGACTTCAACCACTCGTACCACGCCTGCGGGGTCATCGCCACCATCGCCTTCCTGAT GATCAACGCGGTGTCCAACGGGCAGGTGCGAGGGGACAGCTACAGCGAGGGCTGCCTGGGGCAGACAG GGGCTCGGATCTGGCTCTTCATTGGTTTCATGATGGCGTTTGGGTCCCTCATCGCTTCCATGTGGATCCTTTTTGGGGGCTATGTGGTTAAAG aaaaACCAGTGGTGTACCCAGGAATTGCTGTGTTTTTCCAGAATGCATTCATCTTTTTTGG GGGCCTGGTGTTCAAGTTTGGCCGCACAGAGGATTTGTGGCAGTGA
- the RSRP1 gene encoding arginine/serine-rich protein 1: MGVTHEAGLSPQDPCGGSPAGWSRSAQVPQGNQRGACPAAPSGTETGHCRAKPGPEGAGRAQDMAEFMDDLTLSSPRQRPSPAGSGRGRSRSSSRSSGRSSGRSSRSSSSSSSSSSSRSSRSWSRSRSRSRARRNGPRRSRRYSRSYSRSRSRSRGHRRYRGRYPARHYRHRYGRRRSRSRSRGRACFRRSYSRSRSRSRGRRFYGFGRTVYPEAYRGWRSRSRTRSRSRSPLHLSEKDKRELLEIAKANAAKALGTDNIVLPASLRISAPAKEVKTEKQEREEATESAEHPGSAAEDGSKAGMERATIQRSISFSPNNTMAKPALQKPPSQAVVKEPVVSPAREEDRKGGSPYGQWVPVKREEKKTFLNFSPKSSLFRAR, encoded by the exons ATGGGGGTGACTCACGAAGCGGGGCTCTCCCCTCAGGACCCGTGCGGGGGCAGCCCGGCGGGCTGGAGCCG GAGCGCCCAGGTGCCACAGGGGAACCAGCGCGGGGCGTGCCCGGCGGCGCCCAGCG GAACAGAGACCGGGCACTGCCGGGCCAAGCCGGGCCCCGAGGGCGCGGGGAGAGCGCAGGACATGGCAGAGTTCATGGATGACCTGACCCTCAGCTCGCCCAGGCAGCGCCCATCACCGGCCGGCTCCGGCCGCGGCCGCTCGCGCTCCTCCAGCCGCTCCTCGGGCCGCTCCTCCGGCCGCTCCTCGcgcagctccagcagctccagcagttccAGCTCCAGCCGCTCCTCGCGCAGCTGGAGCCGCTCCCGTTCGCGCTCCCGGGCGCGGCGCAACGGCCCCCGGCGCTCCCGGCGCTACTCGCGCTCCTACTCGCGCAGCCGCTCGCGCTCCCGCGGCCACCGGCGCTACCGCGGCCGCTACCCGGCGCGGCACTACCGGCACCGCTACGGCCGGCGCCGCTCGCGGTCCCGCTCCCGCGGCAGGGCCTGCTTCCGCCGCTCGTACTCGCGCAGCCGCTCGCGCTCCCGCGGCCGCCGCTTCTACGGCTTCGGCAGGACCGTGTACCCCGAGGCGTACCGCGGCTGGAGGAGCCGCTCCCGCACGCGCTCCCGCAGCCGCTCGCCGCTGCACCTCAGCGAGAAAG ACAAGAGGGAACTCCTGGAAATTGCAAAAGCCAATGCTGCCAAAGCTCTGGGAACAGACAACATCGTCCTGCCAGCAAGCCTGAggatctctgctcctgccaaggAGGTCAAAACAGAGAAGCAGGAGCGTGAGGAAGCCACGGAGTCAGCTGAG CACCCCGGGAGTGCAGCTGAGGACGGGAGCAAGGCTGGCATGGAGAGGGCAACCATCCAGAGGAGCATCTCCTTCAGCCCCAAT aacaCAATGGCCAAGCCCGCCCTGCAGAAGCCCCCGAGCCAGGCTGTGGTCAAGGAGCCGGTGGTGTCCCCAGCCAGGGAGGAGGACAGGAAGGGGGGAAGCCCCTACGGGCAGTGGGTTCCTGTCaagagggaggagaagaaaacattCCTGAACTTCTCCCCCAAAAGCTCCCTGTTCCGGGCCCGCTGA
- the SYF2 gene encoding pre-mRNA-splicing factor SYF2, with amino-acid sequence MAAAVSALSSLGVPEAELGSDEEEEEEEAAEPGPSAAAAAEQRREERLRRFRELHMKRYEACKLNSQEVLEEDKRLKLPPNWEAKKARLEWELQVQEKKKECAARGEDYERVKLLEISAEDAERWERKKKKKNPDLGFSDYAAAQLRQYQRLTRQIKPDLEQYEKLKEQYGEALYPTSDSLLHGTHVPSKDGVDRMVADLEKQIEKREKYSRRRPYNDDADIDYINERNAKFNQKAERFYGKYTAEIKQNLERGTAV; translated from the exons ATGGCGGCGGCGGTGTCGGCGCTCAGCAGTCTCGGGGTGCCCGAGGCCGAGCTTGGG AGCGacgaggaagaggaggaggaggaggcggcggagCCCGGCCCgtccgcggcggcggcggcggagcagCGGCGGGAGGAGCGGCTGCGCCGGTTCCGGGAGCTGCACATGAAGCGG TACGAGGCGTGCAAGCTCAACAgccaggaggtgctggaggaggacaAGCGGCTGAAGCTGCCCCCGAACTGGGAAGCGAAAAAGGCTCGGCtggagtgggagctgcaggtgcaggagaagaagaag GAGTGCGCGGCCAGGGGGGAGGACTACGAGCGGGTGAAGCTGCTGGAGATCAGCGCCGAGGACGCCGAGAggtgggagaggaagaagaagaagaaaaaccccGACCTGGGGTTCTCAG aTTACGCGGCGGCGCAGCTGCGGCAGTACCAGAGGCTGACCCGGCAGATCAAACCCGACCTGGAGCAGTACGAGAAGCTCAAGGAGCAGTA CGGGGAGGCGCTGTACCCCACCTCGGACAGCCTCCTGCACGGCACACACGTGCCCTCCAAGGACGGCGTGGACAGGATGGTGGCAGACCTGGAGAAGCA gaTCGAGAAGAGGGAGAAGTACAGCAGGAGGCGGCCCTACAACGATGACGCCGACATCGACTACATCAACGAGAGGAACGCCAAGTTCAACCAGAAGGCCGAGAGGTTCTACGGGAAATACACGGCCGAGATCAAACAGAACCTGGAGAGGGGCACGGCCGTGTGA